From the genome of Astyanax mexicanus isolate ESR-SI-001 chromosome 3, AstMex3_surface, whole genome shotgun sequence:
TTGTTCTTgagttgtaattattattattatgtcttgACAGATTGATGGCACAGTCCTTGATTATATGGATGACAACACTCTGGCTGACTACATCCCAACTTATGGAGACAGGATTGCGGCAAGACGCTTCTGTTTGCAACACAGTGCCACTGCCAAAACAAAAGAATCTGCAAAACATTCAATGCtggaaaaactgaagaaaaaaatggGCATTACTGTGAGTGATGATGAGAACAATAACCAGGAGACATCTACCAAAAGACAGAAAAGACATTATGCAAAATGCAAcaaatttgcagaaaaaaagacaagaaaagtggAGTTGGGATGGATTCACGAAGGCAAGCAAGTCAGAAAACGCAAAAGAGGGGGGACAAGGACCCTTGATGTACCCAACGAATCAAAGAAGGCGGATATACTGCAGTATGCCAAGGATATTTTCTTCCCAAATGGAAAAAATAAGCTAGGAAAGTTTGACACATTTAGCTATGACATAGTAGATTATCAGGAAGAAGCTATTTTTGATGATGCTATTACAGTTGGGGAACTCTACAGCGTACTAAGAATGGGAGTGTTGAGATTCTACCTGTGCACAAAGGTTCCAAAAGATGAGGATGCTGAAGAAAGTGTCGCGGAAGAATCAACAATTAACCAACAAATACAGAATAGCATGCGTGAAGAGGACGAGCAGCCTCTTCAAACTGTCGATACAGAACCATTTCTAGACACATCTGTGGTGATGATTGGCCCTTTTCTCGGAGAACCCACGGCTGGCCAACTGGATGACACGTTGTTATATCAACCTGACCTGCAGGTCAATGAGGACACTGCCATCATATCAGTCCTATTCCCTAGTGCAAGCTCAGCACTCATCATTCCAGACACAGCAAGTGACAACTCATCCAACATGTCTCACTCCACAAGTGCAGCAAACATTGCTCCCGAGTCAGCAGCTATAGATGATGTAGCAGGTACCTCTACAAATTCATCTGTGAATATAACAATTAAACTACACAGGGTCAATCTTCTGGAAGAGATGATAGCCCAATTCAAGGATTCAGCACTTCTCAAGCACTCCCTTCGATACACTTTCATTGATGAAAGAGGAGCCGACCACAATGGTGTTTCAAGGGATGTGTATGCTGCattttggacacaacttctggaTCACACAGCTGAAGGGGAGGACCTGAGAGTTCCATCTCTGTGTCCTAAATGGCAAGAGAAAGAATGGAAATCCATTGGCCGAATCCTCCTCAAAGGATTTCAAGACCATGGCTATTTTCCCTGTCGCTTATCCCCCGCTTTCGCAGTTTCACTCATTTTTGGTGAGAATGAGGTCTCAGATGATGTGCTTTTTTGAAAGTCTTCTTCAGTTTGTTAGTCAATCAGATAGGAAGTTAATCACTACTGCCTTAAAAGAAGATCTTTCAGAGGACGACCAGGATGAGCTGATTGATCTGCTGGACCGCTTGGATGTGACAGCCCTTCCAACACGAAACAATTTGAAAGGCATCCTTCTAAAGGTAGCACACAAACAGCTGATCCAAAAGCCAAGATATGCATGCGAGAAGATGTCGTTAATTGCTGGTGCCTCCCTGAAAGAAGCTTTCGTGAACACACAACATGTTCTGCTTATGTACAAAGACAAAAAGCCAACAACCAAAAAGCTTTTGAAATTACTAGAAGCTTCTCCTTCCACTCAAGCAGAAAACCAGAGTTTTCGTTTCCTGAAACAGTACATCAGGGGATTAGATGATATTGGTCTGAGAAGGATGCTAAGGTTCATGACAGGGTCTGATGTTGTCTGCGTTGACAAGATTGACATCATGTTTACATCTGCTGATGGACTTGCACGCCGGCCTGTAGCACACACCTGTGGCCCAGTTCTGGAACTGCCATGGACATATGCCTCCTATCCTGAACTACGCACTGAATTTGACAGCATATTGATCAATAATACCTCGTATGAATTTAGCATTATGTAAGTTTACTATGATATAGTTATCTCAACCGATAGTAGCAGAAGCAGGAGGTATTCGGGTATGTATGTTTGAACATCTGAACAGAAATGGTTTAAAAGTTAACAGTTCTATCagcatttactgtattatttttttactgtatatagtttttttaaatctgtaaCTCGTTTTACCTGTTATAGTGATGCCAGTTATAAAGTGTCTTATCGGCTTGAGAGCTGTTGTTGAACACATTTTTAGACACTGGAGCAGAGCATTTTATAATCTGTCAAATGTAAACAAAGCAAGCCTGTTGTCTTATGTTCATGAGTTTGAAAGTACAGTCGGCTCAAGACGTTAACTGAATTCTTAACTGTTGATAGGTTCCACAGAGCACAATGTGCCTAAGTCCTGTTATGTCTTCACATAGTGATTGTCTTCACCTGACAActtgtatgtaatatgtaatgcATTTTGAGCTCAGATGGGAGAGCATTGTGGCACTATAATGGTTCATCTACTGTATGTTACTACAAAAGTAAATTGGACTGACTTATACACACTTGTAAGTCTAATTTTTTCATTGATTACTGACAGACCCTACTACTATATGCTGAGAAACACAACAGCTTTTtgtgtctaggtttatttcacttttatgAAAACAAAAGTGATGAGGTTGACGGAAGCAAACACAAGAATAAACCTCCATGTTATGTTGATGCGTACCCCCTTGTGCTGAGAAACATAACCACTCCTTGATTCTAACACTACCATGTTAAACAATGCCCTATCACCTATACATTTGACTATTTACCTGTCTAACAACACTTATTTCTTATAGGTATCCAGGTCTCAGCACTGCATGCCCACTACATCGTATGCAACAGTATTTAATACTAGAGACATGTCGAGTATTTTAACTGCAGATTTAGGGCAGGAATTCATGAAAGAATTGATCaagtaaagaacaaaacaaaagcatGATCATTGTGATTTATATGTTCACCATTCATTATTCTTAGCACTAAAGATACAGCTATCATGGGATAATGTCCAAGTCTTTAAGGATGCATGCTCTCAGGAAAAGATACAGCTCTATAGCTTCATCAGCTGTGGTAGGTGAGTGTAAGAAGTTCTCTGCCATTATAAGGCAGCACATGTCAAACACTGTTTCATCACAAGGACACGGTCCTCTCTGTTGGCATTCTTCTTTGCAAGCCTCCACTGCTTCCTGAGGGACCTGTTTCAAGTAATCTTGTCCTCCAAATAGATGAGGCAGGGTGTACATGAGAATCGGACGTCCGCTTGGAGCTATTGCATTCCTGCTCTTTCGGACAACATGGGTATTCCACAACTGTGCAACTTGCTGCAGTTCCTCCTATTGAAAAACAATAtgttacttacttacttgttaCTCACAGTATAATATTGATAGCTTTTTGAAATCCCACGATTTGTCTATTCAACAAACCACAATGCCAAAATCATTAGGCCTACTGGTTATATAAACGTGTATTTTAGATAGGCCcatattttctattttctctttctAAAGCACATTCAATGACAGGCCAATGCAGGCCTTCTTTTAAGTGATGTTATGCTACTTCCTGTAATAGGAAATGATGATgactattatgattattatgattattattatgattattattattattattattattattattattattattaagttgaacATCAAATCAGCAAAACACACCTGGATGATGGACAGGCAAGTAAACAAGATAAGCTGCTTGTCCAAGAAGTCTCCAGAGAAACAGTCTTTATCCTTAAGTTCCTGAAAACGATTCATCCAGTACTGGGCATGATGACTTCTTAAAAACGCCCACCAGCTTTCAATCCGCTGATTGTGATTACTGGACCCAGCGATATAGCAGTTTCTGATGATGCTGCGATCAGTACTCCATCGTAGGAACCTCTGCATCTCGGCCATTGTGACATTTTCTGTTCCCAGATCTGCGCGAATTCTGGAAGGCGTCCCCATCCTCCTCTCAACTTCCCTTATGAAATAACCAGCGATGATTTTGGGATTGCTGTTTGTTGAATAGGCATGAAGCCATACAATGAGTCTTGAAAATCCATCAATAGCTCCATTTATGCACAACCCAAACGGCTTTAATTTATCATAAGAATCAATGTGCCACATATAATTAGGTCCAGGGTTCATATACACGCGTCGCATCAAGCGATTTCTTCGTCTTCTTTCAACACCAATGGGGTCGAGAAACTTTAGCAAATGTCTCACCGTACTTTGGGTGACAACATATCCAGCTTGGATGCAGTTGAGATGGTGGAACTTGTATCCATGCAGCCTCCCGTGTCCACCCAGTTGATCAATGAGAAATGATGCAACGTCAAGAGGGTCGGATTCATTCTTTCTTCGGTACAACCCCATGCTTTTCAAAATCCTTCAGAGAGTACACATACTGACAACAATACCATCTACAGTGCTCAACAACTGTAGAATGTCACCATGCCTTAAACCAAGCATGAAATAGAACTGAATTAAGTCATGCAGACGAGCCATGTTCCTTCACTGAACCTGGGAATTGTTGAAGTGCTGAATGGCCTAATATCATGAAATAACATGATAAATGTTTAACATGAAATAACGTGATAGTTGCATATCTCAGAATAACTTGATCATTTCTTATCTCAGAATAACGTGAAAGTTGCATATCTCAGAATAACGTGAAAGTTGCATATCAAGAAATAACATGATAGTTCCTTATCTCGGAATAACTTGATAATTTCATATCACGAAATAACGTGATAATTTCTTGTTATAACGTGAAAATACCACATAATGAAATAACATGATAATTCCATATCATGAAATAACGTGATAAGTATCACATTATAACATGGTAAATTTCACGTTATAACATAAAACTTTTCACGTAATTACATGATACTGAGCCAAATATATATTAGGGCTTGGCAGCTCTGAGTTTCCGTAGTTTATGACTGTTAAATTTACAGTTATAAATGTCTGAATGGTTATTAGTGCTGATGCTGTTAAGGAAATAATAgacaattataaattatatagaaTTACAATTCAGCTTAATTCAGTACAACTTATTTATATTACAATTCAGTAATATTATTAATCTATTTATATGTACATAATCATTCCTGGACTGTCCATATAAGATATATTTGTTGTTGAAGTTGTAGTGAAGCTGGTTTGTAAGACCAAAATGATAATACAGCTTATCTATTTTATATTGCAATACAAAACACCTAACCCATTATTGCATTCGATTGGCTAAAACACCCTTAGCACAACCCatcactgctctgtgattggctataGCACCTTTAGCTCAACCCatcactgctctgtgattggctataGCACCTTTAGCTCAACCCatcactgctctgtgattggctataTCACCTTTAGCTCAACCCatcactgctctgtgattggctagaACACATGTAGGCGATACTGACTTTCACGTCTTGATTCTCAGCTTAAGAAATGGAGTCGACAGCAGGTAAGAAACAAACACCTGCAATCTttctttaaaatcagctgaacaTGATTTACATCGAGCAGCACTTTAAATAATATCAAGTTAAATTGTGAAATTGAATTTAATAAAACTCTGAACTGTAGTTTGATCTACAGTTGATGGAGCTGCAGATCTTGTTTACAATCGAGCGCTCCTCAGATCTGCTGCAGCACTTTCATAATTACACCCATGACtctataaaatagaaataaaatctcCAAATAACTCTACCATTCTCCTGAAACTCAGATCAACACAGCATTTATCAGTATATTTAATAAACCTTTTAGCTccaatattttctatatttaaaacGATTTAAATGAAACTTATAAGAAACTTAAAATACTAACTACAACAAATCAACCTATAACTAATGTATATGATAAACTTATAACTTAACAATATGTAAACAGAGTTTATCTtaacaaacataaaacatattaccTGCATATATCACCTATATTTCCTGTATGAACATTACAACTGcttcagagaaagagacagcagtgtgtaacgttatatcagtggtgtgcagtgaggcccttctaacccttccgAGAAgtggtgacaataaatgcatgtaaataatataactttttttattattaggaagtatatattatagttattgtaagtgtaaggatttattttataaattaactaaaaaaaaaaaacggcaactaattcaaagcattagtctgtgttttttagttgctacaggactcctCTCTGACTAACAGCGTATTTTTaaacaatcaaagctttttaaaatggtttctgtccacgtgtctgcgtgacccttctcctgattttgggatgagtgtagtaatgaatctattagcaaagtcgaaagacattctaaccaatcagattcatgattttcattcCGGGGGCGTGGCCATAGTGGGGGGGTACGGGTGGCCAGTGGTGGTTGCAGaagggtacccactatattcactgcacgccactgcgtTATATGTACATGCAGAGAACTGGATAATAACTGAGATCATTTTTATGGTTGTGTTTTATGGTTGCAGTTAGAGTATCAAAGTCTAAGATGGACTGAAAACTACTGAAAAGTGGCAAAGATCGATTTACACCCACAAAACTAATCAAATTAATATGCGATAAGTAGCTGCGTTTTATTGATAAGTGACAAATCAAACTGAGAATTTCTTAACTCTATGCAACTATGAATTATAATTCACATAAGTGGTGGATATGAATTAAATGGAGCTCATGAAGACCCCCACATTTCTGTCTTGTGTTCAAAACcctcttgttatttattatcactgtgggtgtTTTCTATATCAATATTTCGCTGCTGCACCGGACattctaacacaaagtaaacaaacgtGCACACACaataggcttgttcgacttaacccggcgctgcgcagtccgatcaccgcctggctcggtatggtgcatgctggttagtttttttgtccgacttgcgtctgcgccttcatcacgtgacgatgacttccggcgttatagtcccgcgagtgaaatctgcctgcagccgtctgacccaggcgctgcagttgcttcccaccatagactgtgtatagctggacagagcatcgtctctcaaaagtgaagccaccacaggtcgggcgccccctgctgttcggctgcagaaagctgtgtaactccacccatccccataggtttcaatggcaaaacagacaactttcaatcacgtttttttctaatatgctgtaattctacctccattatttaaatgcagcagctagtgtaacctctgattatattgtcaaagttttatattctcacagaactcgttttttaaaacgttattcagctctattcaaaacaggtatggttattgtaaaagggctggttatgggcgggaccaataacagaccgtcagctccgctccgcttcgctctgcagtctgtgaccgcgaggcagccctcaggggcggggttatttaaatgagtaggcggtctctccacagcctttctccctcctctggtctctactgcgcagactctggtctcagaatcgccaaaatggcggaagattttggcttcattttcattgaatgaatgggaacggcgacacggcgtccatctttatatacagtctatgcttcccaccaactgcgggagcctagagccgccctgatgacgacagagcttaatccccattggttagaagatccaccgacacctatcacgtgtgaatctttttattttaaaatatatatctcctctaaaaccccttaaaaaacacagtatttacactgtcatatctagtagcaagacagttcattttcatgcagtattcaaaaatatttatttgttcataatctgcattttatatcatattaaagctcaactgctatcatttttactgttttataaagcgccctgaactgctgttattaattatctttaaacctacataactattatactgagatctacttttcttgtcttctattgtttttgtgttgtgaaatgcgctaaacaattaaagctgtgtaaatgagcatgatgtatttatttccaagaacaaaggacagaaaagctggtctgcaaataaaaatttaatcccattattaatttagtactacacaatacatctgtaacatgacagtatgttttgtgaatatttataacaagttttttatctcaatttaataacactcatgttatctctctttcacttttgcgattttattcaca
Proteins encoded in this window:
- the LOC125799321 gene encoding uncharacterized protein LOC125799321; amino-acid sequence: MAENVDSPLSRYLRGRGVPEDCLLRMEQDHIDGTVLDYMDDNTLADYIPTYGDRIAARRFCLQHSATAKTKESAKHSMLEKLKKKMGITVSDDENNNQETSTKRQKRHYAKCNKFAEKKTRKVELGWIHEGKQVRKRKRGGTRTLDVPNESKKADILQYAKDIFFPNGKNKLGKFDTFSYDIVDYQEEAIFDDAITVGELYSVLRMGVLRFYLCTKVPKDEDAEESVAEESTINQQIQNSMREEDEQPLQTVDTEPFLDTSVVMIGPFLGEPTAGQLDDTLLYQPDLQVNEDTAIISVLFPSASSALIIPDTASDNSSNMSHSTSAANIAPESAAIDDVAGTSTNSSVNITIKLHRVNLLEEMIAQFKDSALLKHSLRYTFIDERGADHNGVSRDVYAAFWTQLLDHTAEGEDLRVPSLCPKWQEKEWKSIGRILLKGFQDHGYFPCRLSPAFAVSLIFGENEVSDDVLF